The Sediminispirochaeta smaragdinae DSM 11293 genome has a segment encoding these proteins:
- a CDS encoding DNA alkylation repair protein: MEGNVVEFVRNELALHGDDSVRESGKRFFKEETKSYGVKTSVVTKIAKSGFRELKGLDKNTILALCEELWKSGYMEESFIACHWAYALRETFIPDDFVIFEGWVEHYVSNWASCDTLCNHTVGAFVEMYPEYIENLKRWAKSEGRWMRRAAAVSLIIPARSGLFLEDIFEIADTLLLDQDDLVQKGYGWMLKAASQAHQREVYDYVMSKKAMMPRTSLRYAIEKMPKELRVKAMAKQ; this comes from the coding sequence ATGGAAGGGAACGTGGTCGAATTTGTTCGAAACGAGCTGGCGCTGCACGGTGATGATTCTGTTCGTGAAAGTGGAAAGCGCTTTTTCAAGGAAGAAACCAAGAGCTACGGCGTAAAGACCTCTGTGGTAACAAAGATTGCGAAATCCGGTTTTCGTGAACTTAAAGGCTTGGATAAGAATACAATTCTCGCCTTATGCGAAGAGCTCTGGAAGTCGGGGTACATGGAAGAGAGCTTTATTGCATGCCATTGGGCCTACGCCTTACGTGAGACGTTCATCCCCGATGATTTTGTGATTTTCGAAGGATGGGTGGAGCACTATGTGAGTAACTGGGCCTCTTGCGATACCCTCTGTAACCATACGGTGGGTGCCTTTGTCGAAATGTACCCCGAATATATCGAAAACCTGAAAAGGTGGGCGAAAAGCGAGGGTCGTTGGATGCGTCGGGCCGCTGCGGTGTCGCTTATCATCCCTGCAAGGTCGGGACTTTTTCTTGAAGATATTTTTGAGATTGCGGATACATTGCTGCTTGATCAAGATGACTTGGTGCAGAAAGGCTACGGCTGGATGCTGAAGGCGGCAAGTCAGGCCCATCAACGGGAGGTTTATGATTATGTCATGAGCAAGAAAGCCATGATGCCGAGGACCTCCCTGCGCTATGCCATCGAGAAAATGCCGAAAGAGCTGCGTGTAAAGGCAATGGCAAAACAATGA
- a CDS encoding DUF1697 domain-containing protein codes for MNQYAAFLKGVNVGGKNRLSMAELREAMERHGFSAPKTYINSGNILFFHNAEKSEVKKELQDMIEQAFGLTIEVVVKTKEEINDTLQSDPFDTTTETEPAKKMVMMLTSKVDPERFASIEADDKIIEKTYERGDLLYIYYRNGAGRSKLTIDYVEKVLGTSCTARNWNTLLKMKEILE; via the coding sequence ATGAATCAATATGCAGCATTTCTGAAGGGAGTAAACGTCGGAGGGAAGAACCGCCTTTCCATGGCCGAACTACGGGAGGCCATGGAAAGGCATGGCTTCTCGGCACCGAAAACCTATATCAACAGCGGTAATATTCTCTTTTTCCATAATGCAGAAAAAAGCGAAGTAAAAAAAGAGCTGCAAGATATGATCGAACAGGCTTTCGGTCTGACTATCGAAGTGGTGGTAAAGACGAAAGAGGAGATCAACGACACGCTGCAGAGCGACCCCTTTGATACAACAACCGAAACAGAGCCTGCCAAAAAGATGGTTATGATGCTGACAAGTAAGGTAGACCCGGAAAGATTTGCTTCGATAGAAGCAGATGACAAAATCATCGAAAAAACCTACGAAAGAGGAGATCTTCTTTATATCTATTATAGAAACGGAGCAGGCAGGTCAAAACTGACCATCGACTATGTGGAAAAAGTCTTAGGGACCAGTTGCACCGCACGTAATTGGAATACCCTTCTCAAAATGAAGGAAATACTGGAATAA
- a CDS encoding 4Fe-4S dicluster domain-containing protein, with protein MNSPRMLPNPPTPNEPIQFASDICNGCNLCVNICRSDVLMPHPEKGKPPIVLYPDECWYCGTCVLECNRKGAIKLVHPMNQSVTVIWKRKATGENFRLGMKHPPAPNTRKPCS; from the coding sequence ATGAACAGCCCTCGCATGCTGCCCAATCCCCCAACCCCAAATGAGCCGATCCAGTTCGCCTCCGACATTTGCAACGGATGCAACCTCTGCGTGAATATCTGCCGTTCAGATGTCCTGATGCCTCATCCGGAAAAAGGCAAGCCGCCCATCGTACTCTATCCCGATGAGTGCTGGTATTGCGGAACCTGTGTGCTCGAATGCAACAGGAAAGGAGCAATAAAACTTGTCCATCCGATGAATCAAAGCGTTACTGTTATCTGGAAGCGAAAGGCCACAGGAGAAAATTTTCGTCTTGGCATGAAGCATCCACCGGCCCCCAACACAAGAAAGCCTTGCTCATGA